Below is a window of Lytechinus variegatus isolate NC3 chromosome 4, Lvar_3.0, whole genome shotgun sequence DNA.
acattattttacAGCACTACAAAAACATCACATTCTCTCCCTCCTCCTCtctaaaaatcacaaaaatgtgaaatctGTAATCTTTTCATGTCGTCTCAAATGTAAGACAGCATGCACTTGCACCCACTAATTTTTCAATCACGCAACGTCACCAAAAACAGATTTCCTGTGGCCATACACATAGAGTGTGGTCTAAGCAGTTGCTATAAGTAGTCAATAGGGTCATTCGCCTATCCTGACCCAATCTAAAACCATCCAATAGCTTGAGTTTATAATGCAGACACTAATGCATGTCTTATATACAATTAGAACCCTTTACTACCTAACCTTTGGTTTTgcataaataaaatgtaaacattatattttgtttccctttattttcatttactttCTACATGATATAGGTTTGAATTTCAAAGCACAGTAGTTCCTCTAAAAGTTAAAAAATTGGGAGCCATGTTTACCCAATTGTCCAAGGTGAAGGTCAATTTCCTGCATCTTGAGTTCATGTGTCTTCTTGTGTTCTCTCAGACTGACCAGGTAGTTAGAGAACCTCTCACAGTCAATGGTCTTTGCCTTCATCTGCTCTTGAAGGTTTGGAATGCGACTCTGTAAtaggagaaagagaggaaggtTGAAAGATATTGACAATCTAAACTTACCCAGGgctcccagcttttcaagaaaacaaaattccctgatttttccctgatgaagtttaaaaattccctgatactTATTAAAACCCATTCCTAGTttcgcatgttttctaagttgttgcagtgaattacatgtattttcagtataaaaacaataatgtaaaactaatcagtaccaccataaccagtcattcaatggatgttgttttgatatgcaacaaaatataacagagtctgactgactaccatgCTTTCAACTCttgggctgatcaaaattccctgatttttccctattTAGAGGCATTTCCCCtgattttaagtatttttctcaaattccctgatttttccctggctggaaaaaagtaaaaataattttccctgattggctgggaaccctgtcatctgaacttgtcTAAATTAAAAATGTAGAGCTTTCCCACAAGTAGACAAGTAGGAGGAGgacaattaataaaatcatctgCATCAAACCTATTATATAATTGTTGGTATAGTCTAATAAACAAGTTTTCCAATGATAAGCCCTTCACTGTTACCCAATCTAAAACTGTTCTATACCTAATACAAACCAAGTCCAAGCATTGAGAACTTCCCATCAAGTGATAAAGGTGACTGGCAAGTacgtatgattatttttacactACTAGGTTGAGATCAAAACAATGGGTGAGACTTGgacctggggaccgtttcatgaaagttgtcagcactgatgtctttctccgacagttaccatagtaacagtcagaggccagatcttctcagccaatcaaaagcaaggatttcactgaaatagactgcactgacaatttagttagtgctgacaactttcctgaAACACCCCCTGATCCTAAAGTTGCTATGAGAGGGAAGTAAGTACCTGCTGTTGTTCCAATTCTTGTAACTCTGCTTTCAGTCGTTCTTCCTCCGCTACCAGATTGTCCATGTTGATATCCCCTCCTTTGCTCATCTCTAGACAAttcaagaggaaaaaaaatcaataacagtCCGACCACATTAAACAACCCTTCATCAATCAAGATGCCTCAATCCACCAACTGGgcaattcaataaaattataaacctttttgtacgtccgacccccactttcctcaagttttacttcaatttATCAACTGACCAAGTCATAGTCCTTTGAGAACAGTACAGACATCTtaagaaccagaaatcagagacataaaatttcatgaaggtcccataTTTAGGGGGTgggatgtacatattttatggaattgcccagctGTATCTTCTGAGCAAATAACTCTTTTTCATGACTGGAAAACAGCAGTTTTGTTTACCAGCAAAGTGACATAATAACTAATTCAGATTCATTAAGTATGGGAACCCCAAAGACATAATACAATAGATACCCTACAAATTTCCATCAAAAATTTACACTTCATTAAAATCATATCCCTCCATTCACTTATGTACTTTTTTGCTTCAAGCGACATTTGATCCGGTCTTGGGAACAAGCAAGATGTTGTGGGGACTAGCTACAGTCATTTACACAATAGTTTTTCATGGTAACAAGGTATGACAATAGAAATATATGCTGCATCATATTGAGAGCTCCACTGACTTTTAATCAGTTGGTGCATAGAATATCTAAATTACTGTACTTACGGATAGCTTCCCTGAGTTTCCTCTCATGCACATCATACTGATCTTGTCCATTCATGTACTCGGCATAAGTATTCTCTAAGTAGTCAAAGTGCATCTGTtgtatttaacaaaataatgtttaaagaaaattctgaataCATAAAGTAGAAATTAAGGCATATATTCAAGCAGTGGGTAAGGCAAGGGTTTATTGGGTAACCTTATGACTTATCATGGAACTTATTTGATCTCCCTTATATAAGTCGAGAAAAGGAGATAAAAAGTGCACATTAATTCAAAATCAATGATTCTTAAACTTATTCCTGGTTTTTCATTGTCGTCATATAAATGCCTATAGGAATAACAATTATGGTTGGTTTTGCAAGAATGTGATCTTGTCAATTTAAGTCCCACATATTCACTTGATGTTAAGTGTCTAACATCAACTGAAATTTTGAGATATATTTCTTTCAGAGTGAAGTAAAGAATGGAATATTCCTAATTTTCTTTGCAGCTGAATAGTTTCAAGAATACATGGCCAGTAGAGAGAATTTCACCCGAATAAAGAtatgaaaatgtgatttctCAGACACACTTTGGGGAGGTACCTGTATTCTATTCTGCTGGTTTACCACAACCATCTATAACGAAAATAGGGAAACTCACCTCTGAGTAAGCTTGTTCATCGAGACAACCAGGAACGTCTTCATCGGTGAACAGTATCTCAGATACCCTTGTGTTCATGGCATACTGCAAGGATTCAACAAACGATTGTAATGGCACAACAAGGTTGATAATACATTTCTGGCTTGCACCAAGTATTAGATAGCATTGGCATGTTCAATCTGAAACTTCCGTAGCAAACCTTTAACATTCAGTGCTGATGATGAAGAGTAGCCCTGACAAGACCTGGGTTCCGTTGCATAAAAGCTACtattaactcattgagtgcttcgtgcacgctacgtatcctactaatacatgccacactcgtgctcacacgcctactattgatctctttgtgcttgcattgtttcctaccctcgcctgcttcgtgcatgactgcacacattcggaattacaatcattgttatcgccgttttgcattgtattgcgcatcgcatgcacgccgtaattagcactattgtgtgcagtgcgaactctgctttctgacagatcaacttacgcggtttacattcgactttttcgagtatttctacatttttttacaagatatggctccgcctctgagagggaagagacctaggttttttgatccatacaaaacactccacaaaatggaaaCACTTGATACAACTTATATTTTAGtagtaaagataataaccaatccatataatgaggacaccattataaggagtatgaaatttcctacaactttactacacaatattttgtggataaactaatcattagagagttacaagcaattgtaatcatgactattgaaaggagTGAATACGGCTCGCGATCCCcaaatcaatgtggcacagggggttttgtggctggcacaggggattagcatcggattagcactgtggcattgggttagtagtgtgcgtggcatgttaagagttaatactactttgccattcaatggtaattaccatagcaacaatgctcaacagccaatcaaaatcaaggattcaatTAAAGATACAACTGGATGACAAAGTTactataatagtaacttttatgcaatgggccccagaCGAATGTGTCAAAACTCATTGCCAGAATAAAGGGGTCAAATGACCAAGTTCACTAAGagtaaaatgatatcaaatttgtagCTTTATTTTGCGATTTAGAGCTATAGATTTCCTTTCAGGCATATCTTTTGAAGTGGCAATAATCAAATTTCCAAATACGCAAACTTGATGCAATATCGAGCAGGATTACACTCCAGACCTTAAACCTATTGAGTGACAAAAATTGGTCATCCCAGCATATAAATGAGCTAGGACAAACAAGGTTCAGAGTTCATTAGAGAGCGGGGatgttgtttcataaagatgtctGCACAGTTATGCACGACTTCATGCATAACTTCatgcatgactggaacatgttcatAGGTGCAAAGTCAGCTGCATAGGAATAtgtcatttacatgtagaataATAAAGGGTCGTGTGTAGAGTCACTATAACTAatgatcagctttatgaaacaccctcagGAGTGGAGTGTGGGGTGCTGCTTTAcgaagatttaagtgtgacttagagGTCACTTCTATTCTGTTGCAATTGGTACATAATGCATTACCACACTGGCCAGATCATGCGCAGGTGACGCACACTTACGCGTGTCCATCAATCGCATTTGGCGTTAAATTAAATTGAGGACACTGGCACTTAAGCATGACTGTAAGCTTTGTTCTTTGAGAAACCACAAGGGATTATCCTACCTGGATAAGGTCACAGAGCCAATGAAGAGCAGCCAGGACATGAGGCCATGCATGGGAACTACCAAGGGTGCACATGGAGCTCTTGGAGATGGTGAAAGGATATCTGAAAATTACAGGTCACAAAAAAGGTCACAAAAAAATAAGTTCAGAGGGTCTCCCCAGGCTTAAATTCACACGGATACTctattagaaaaaaatcaggcaAACAGGTCACTaatgatttcatcaaaattggatgaggAACAAAAAAGTTATGCCATTAAATACAGTTTTGCAATACTTCTGTGACAAAGTTCTttgcatattttcatgaatatgcaacaAGCAAGCCCATGGTGTCATCTCCCCACTttatatgaaattgtatttcaaGTTGACCCTTTCAGAGCTTCATTTATCATGAAAACTATCAATTTCAGGTgtgaatggatgaatggataAACACATACATAATGACTTGAGCATCCACTGTTGGCAACTACGTATGATAGACAGACACCCAAAAAGATCATAATTGTGTATTTACTTCAGTTCTTTGAATTTTGCTGGAATCTCCTCGTCAATCTTCGGTCCAACAACATAGTCCTCATCAAGGAAGTTGTAGAGGAACTGGAAGACTCGGACAAAATCTTTGGTTGTTGGAGACATCAATTGCTTCACAGAAATGGGGTGTGAAAAGCCATGTTCCTGTAAGAACTGAAAAGGAAGAATACAATATTTAGCAAATCTGTCTTGAATAAGATATGGACATAATTTCAAATAAGAATTTggtcaattgaaataatatttgacTTATTGATAATTGCATCACATTTCCATATGGAAGAATTTGACTTCTTCCCAAGATGAATGAAAGCACTTTCAGTGGGCTGTCCGATGACCTTGGTGCATTGCTAATGTATGTCAATGCATAAATGATCAATTGTTAGGCATATAATTGATGCCCTCTTTTAAATCTAGAATTGCCataaaaaagcaacaaaacCAAATTTGTCAACAGTACTCTGAAGTTGAACATGCACTTTAATGCACATCACTTTAAAATTCTTGTGTGATTAATTTACTGCGGCCAGTGAATATGTGTTTACATATAATTCACATAAGCTTTAACATTTCATAACTTATGAAATATCAATgtataaaaataagaaacacTTACATCTATGATCCTCCTGATTTCTTTCTGCATGTAAGACTTGTCACTGATTGGACGTGATTCCCGAAGTACCTCTCTTGACATGTTGGAACGCCCATAGCCGCTGGAAGGCCTGAAAACATTTAAATTAAATCTGCCATAAATTTTCACTAGATTATGGTAAATACAATCAGGCACCTACTACTCATCGTTTTGCCATTTACCTCAATTTCAATGTTCTGTAGCCATTTTCTAGTCCTTTGGAAGAACAGCTAGaaaacagtgattttcactagtctgcaggcacagaccctgattgaaactttgatcaacaagtgtgtctccatgcaaagactagcacatacaaaacttgctgtttcaattgagcgagagggccttcagtacacatgCAAGttatgagtaggctgcaattcagaccctttactcgagtgaagggttcgCACAGCAGACTAGATTATCTCAGGCATAGCATTGTACATGGCACTGCCACAAAACAGCTACAATTGCCTACATAACATTGAGTTTTGTTAATTTTGCAGTTCTGTTCACTGTAATACAGCAGTGTCTTGTCTCATCATCAAAACAAGAGACAGATTCAGGAGAGATATTGTGAATGATATAGTGTTGTAGAATCTCACCATAAATGTGCTTTGCAGCTTTCCGTATTCTCCATTGTTTTGTTTATCATGAATGAGTGGATAAGAGATGATCAGGAGAGCATATCATGTACGTACTCTTTGGATGTTTACTTTTATCCCACTgtaaccatagtaacagtgcttctaagccaatcaaaatcaagaaaattagaCCTGACAACTAGGATGAAAATGTCAATGAAACCTTCCCTGGATACCACCTGCAGGATTAGATGCCTATATCTAACTTTTGAGCAATGTGGCTCCAAAAATAGATCTTGGAGTGTTCACAATATCCATATTGAACATGCATTTTCATTCTTAATTACATGCAGACTGACTCTCATTTTAGTCCTTTGTTACAGTACCACATACAAACATTTTGGGGGACCTTACCTTCTAGTGTTGCTGAATCCAAAGTTGGATTTTGGGGCAGTGGATTTGCGGGGTCCTGTGGCCCCTGCACCTGATGACCGACGCATGAACCCATTACCTGCAGCTCGGCTTGTTGAAGCAGCAGCTGATTGAGAGAAAAAGTCAAATAGAAATTTTCACAAAGTATTgtcataatgaaaaatgaaggtTGTGGTTTGATTTAAAGTAATGTTGTTGAGCTtgtgcaaaagaaaaaaagatcttAGACTCTGCCACATGCAGGTTTTATGAGaagatattcaataaaaaaatgtgcaattttCTAATTTCACTAATGGATGATAAAACATTATCTCTGGAAATCAAATCTGCATCCAATGCAATTTTAAGATGTggctctaaaaaaaaatgaaagcacaACTTGGCAAATAATATCATTGCAAGTATCAAAATACGTTCAGGaatttgtgcccccccccctcagactTACAGCACTGTTTCCGCTTGGGGTTATAAAACTACAACATAGAGCATctcttcaaagaaaaacattacTTTGAGTAGCAAAGGATGACAATGTAGCAAAGTTGTTTGTACAATTGGATCAGATTGAGCACTTCAACTTCATACCCTACATCAGAATGACACCACAAATTTATTCTGCTATCTTGATTCTCTGACTGTTTGACAGAAGAAATTGTGTGGCATTATATCTACTCACCATTGTCATGTTTGACCCTGAGAGGACCCACAGAAGATCTTCTGTTCCCTGAGGAGGAAATGGACGCCCTGCCTGCACTCTGACGATGCATGGTGAATGCTGGAAAAGATATGTTTGAGACTTTAATATATGATGAATATGTTTATTCTTgtagtgctgcagccgaaccgaacggaagttcgccgaacttggcacttccgaaccgaGGCGtggttcggaagttcggtaaaaaaaaaagaagtatattaATAAGCAATGCGTAAGTGTGTGCATTTGAgctttgtcagacgtgtatcaatcagatatgattatttacgtctgggaccgtcctttaacgtcaccatccgaaagacgtgaccagggctcgaacttcgcacctctgcatcaatttgtaacttccccacagcttggattacaggcgcacgccacaacgcccagttgtgcgatgactacatagatttaagtataaaattaaaaaaaaaatgttggttagtgattgtgcacaaaaagaattccactcaatatatttgtaaaatccactatgatagctcccatcttgtctttgattgaactgtcatcaacttaagaatattttatttataaatatattttttcttgataaaatgaggggacatttttgaagctaaactcggtatGAAAGTGTGGTGTACCAGTAATTACGTTTTGCCGTAAACGATCGtgttgtatttaataaagaaaaagaaccaaacataaattcattcctcgtaaatgacaaagtatgacagtttcggtctcgtgttagattaaatttttatcattttcaatttttatttataaacgtgaatatatttttttccttataaaatgtggggacattttaagcttaactcagttaaaaagtgtagttgaattacgtattgctgtaatTGGACGTACcgtacatttaattgttttgtatttaaaacgaaaaagacaagacaaattaattccttgtgattgacaaagtaatggtaaaaagtatatatattccaccttctgaaatttccatattaatataaaagataaataaataagacatGAAGGAATGAAGgtgaaaaacagaaaagataaaaattcaaaccaaatcaacgcatgttccctgatcgatgttccggaaatgattggtaaggaaagttgaaacatgaagtccaaacaacctgctctcggttgctattatacaggtaaaatttgtattccgaacttgaaacgtttttccgttgtcaatattttcttaaaagtggtttaatctggtcaattactgaaaatgaaatgataaattatcagttcctCTTAGTTCTGACAATCAAcgccgagtgatttcacaacactaaaatacacagtacagtcccatgtactcattttcatgttggaaatatatttgaagtcacgtagcgtcgatctttctggaccaagaatggactgatatttttatctttttaaagtaattcattgaccagattttaccacttttcagaaaatagggactttctaaaacactcatattctttggaatgtgaattttaccggtataataacagttgagtggaggttgtttgtctactgtttcgacattcccgatcaacactttccaatttgagaagctgcgttgacaatgacatcgtaatcgaacatgatcatagctacatgaaataatcatgaaaaatattctaatctttgtaattctgtttctgtcctgattctctcgttatcaatatttttacatattacataaaaaatataaattcaatagttgtaatcatcttttgttatgttctttataatatttcctaacaacattttgtactaaaaattggtGAAACTTCACTTGtgaatttttccaaatgactttctaaaattgatcgtccggacacacgacctgtccggacacacaacaactgggtatactgccccacacctcgcgcaaatcggactctaaacacgtattaatgtttggggcaaaaaggacattttttataaaacatttttaattttgttttatcatccctgcaaatttgaccctaaacacgtagctttcctagcgaaataaataccctttcttcattatttttgtgttttttacacccttatcaAGTTACGtgcgtaacgtgccctatcaaaaagacatcctttttacatgtttttttggtcgcacatggtatccactcgtcaatgtaagtggcctcCCGGGGGCATTATCCTGGTTTAACTTTAACTTCAGTCACCACTCCACGACACTGCCATTTATTTTGTCAGCCGCGGCCGCTGACCATCTTTCCTTTCCCATCACCATGTCATGATTATCAATATCATGATCATCCGGCTCCCACTCCGAGGCCATGGCATTGAGCGCAAGCACACcaacatcatgaacatgatattGATAAGGCCACGATTAATGAGTTAGATCTGCGCGTTGCTCAGCATGCTCAGTTTGCTGATTGTTTAAATTTGGAAACTACGATACGGCGGTCTCAACTCTCACCAGCTTCAGGTCTTGGGCTCCGCCGCTTTCGACGGTGTCGCTAGGCGTCAGCTGCCTCGCTCCCCGACCCCGGCCCAGCCAAAGGACAGTTATGATTAACAAAAACTATTGATTCATTATACTTTAGTGATATTGATTCAAAAATGTAACACATAAAAGTACATCGCTCAACTTTGAACATATATCTAGAtctataacaaaacaaaaaataacatttgataGCAACTCACATAGATCTTTTTTCCCAgccaaaccttttttttttttctcgtttgaAATTGAGCGGTCGTCAAACAATTCAATGCCGTTGAGGGCGTGCTTCGGAAGCTTTTACAGTATACAGTAGCTGACATGATCGTAGATCATCGGCGTACATACCGGTAATATACAAAAAAAGGCctacttttatttgtttattattattttttgcacCCGTCCGCTTATACTGGGGGTAGATGTCTGGGGGtggatgtccagggggtagatgtcctgaTACGTACGAGAAATGGGGATGAAATAAAAGTGAATATAATAAATTATGGGGATATCCCGGATCATCATGACTATATctatcaggggcctgttgcatgaaatggtctttcgtGGAACCATTCTAcgtaagaacgagatatcgctcaactgtttcacaaagccgatttgagcgatacgaagaatggtccttggaaagacacctccagacatgtcctacgtaggcatgatcttctttgcacaccgcccgccaccgtcggcattgagagaaaacgcgtttacggcaagccactctgacatatcacctttaaacatatttttagggGGTTGATGATGGATTTTATCTGGGATGGCGCCAAGTTATCTTTTATATGGGGGCTAGTTGTCATCAATTTCACGTCGACTAGACGACCAAAAAcggatgtcattttaacttcTCCGGGGTATAAAAATGTAggcccaaatatttttttaaatatgttttcttttattctccctcTGTCCTATatccccaccccttttccataaaaaaataaacttgaactatcGAAATGGGCGACACTATCTCTCTGACCCCTCATGCTTTctcataaataattcaacaacatgaaaacaaacttctttaaaagaaataatataagGAAAAAGGGCATGTTTATAGCGTtaagcaaaaaacaaagaaaaaaaacgatacaaaactaagatgttaaacattattttttgatgagattaattttaatcaatgaaaattaattcttgGATTTGGGATAACTTGAGATGTGAAACAGtgac
It encodes the following:
- the LOC121413660 gene encoding kinetochore protein NDC80 homolog; this translates as MHRQSAGRASISSSGNRRSSVGPLRVKHDNAAASTSRAAGNGFMRRSSGAGATGPRKSTAPKSNFGFSNTRRPSSGYGRSNMSREVLRESRPISDKSYMQKEIRRIIDFLQEHGFSHPISVKQLMSPTTKDFVRVFQFLYNFLDEDYVVGPKIDEEIPAKFKELKYPFTISKSSMCTLGSSHAWPHVLAALHWLCDLIQYAMNTRVSEILFTDEDVPGCLDEQAYSEMHFDYLENTYAEYMNGQDQYDVHERKLREAIQMSKGGDINMDNLVAEEERLKAELQELEQQQSRIPNLQEQMKAKTIDCERFSNYLVSLREHKKTHELKMQEIDLHLGQLELEESELDGSIARLEYQLEHQELSAKDVERMQTELRQANSSLDQVERENQALDQEIWAEERSIAKKQEELERKVNAYNSLARKLKLIPADAENAHGIDYELRLNFHSIYTQHSPMLDFVSTIKPALIQLKKNINGEVHKLHSQRLNEEEALDQVKEMTEGKREEIRKLESQVQRLEKEINAFKEKTRDETQAMTDRLADIEKEKEMARASGSADVAQTQEQVRQMQSRYEEGCQTMQIERENYDKFLTQVCTMILEHKAKIQNHVRNLQEEAHNHLEVIRSMEIPQHPNPST